The stretch of DNA TGGCCACGGCGGCGATGGCGACAACGCCGCGGTGCTTGCCCGAGGCCGGGGTCTTGGCCACCGCCTTATCGAGCTCTTCTCTGGTGAGTCCGCGCAGGGACGTCGTGACTCCCTCTAGCATGGGGGGTCTCCTCTCGGGCCTGCGGCGACGGTGCCGCAGGATTGTTGTGGTGGATGTGATGTGTGTTGGTGTATGGGGGGTACGGAGAGGTCGTCTCAGGCGTCGAAAGTGGTCCGGCCCTCGACGCGGGGAATCTCATGCCACTGGCCGTCGGCGGCCGAGGCGACGACGGCCTCGTCGACCTCCGCGGCGCACCAGGCGTCGGCGGCCGAGGGGGCGAGCTGCTCTCCGGTGATGATCGACTCGATGAACTGCGCCGCCTCGATGGCCTTCATGTCGTCGAAACCCATGGAGGTGCCGATGGCCGGCTGGAAGCGCTGCCACTGACCCCACTGGGGACCGGCCATGGCGCGGGTGTAGCCGTGGGAGGCTCCGCCGTCGAGCACGGGGCAGATCTCCAGCTCGTTGAGGCGCTCGAAGTTCCACCGGGCTGAGCCCTTCGTGCCGTAGACCTCGACGACGTACTCGGCGCGCGGGCCGACGCTGACGCGGGAGGACTCCATGGTGCCCACGGTGCCGTCCTCGAAGCGCACCAGCATGGAGACGTAGTCCTCGTTCTCCACTGGGCCAACCTCATCGCCGATCTCGAAGCCGGAGTGTCCGATGCCCATCTTGGTGGGGATGGGGCGCTCGGTGATGAAGGTGTCGGTGACCGCCGTGACCGAGGCGATGCGTCCCACGATGTACTGGGCCAGGTCCGCCCCGTGGCTCATGAGGTCGGGGACGACGCCGGCCCCGGCCTTCTCCCTCGAGGCCCGCCAGGTCAGGGGGCCCAGGGGTGAGGAGTTGTAGTCGGCGATGAACCAGACGCGCACGTTGGTGATGCGGCCGAGCTCGCCGCCCCGCACCAGGGAGCGCATGTACTCGATCGCCGGGGTGTGGCGGTAATTGAAGCCGACGGCGGTGACGAGGTCCGCCTTCTCGGCGGCCTGGGCGATCTCGCGGGACTGCGCGGCGCTGACCCCCATGGGCTTCTCGATCCAGAAGGGCTTGCCGGCCTTGACGGCCTCCAGGGCCATCTCGTGGTGGAGGAAGTTGGGGGCGCAGATGGAGACGGCCTCCACCTCGGGGTCGGCCAGCAGCTCGCGGTAGTCGGCGTAGGCGCGTTCGAAACCCAGGTTGTCCACCGCCTCCTGGCGCACCTGGTCCACCGGGTCTGCGGCTGCGACCAGACGTGGGACCACACCCAGCTCGGGGAAGCGCTCGGCGATGGCGCGGTAGCTGCGGGCATGAAGCCGTCCCATCCACCCCAGGGAGATGACTCCGATGCCCAGTATTCTCTTGTTGGTCATAACGTTCCTTTCCGACAACACTGTCGGCTGCTGCGTGTATGGAGGTGCGCCTGGAAGGCCCGGGAAGCACCCGTCGTTAATGACGTCACCGGAAGATATCAGACCGCCTTTGTCCTGACAAGCTGAAATATAGATGTGAATCCCGTCAGTGTGACTCAGGGCCTTGTCGGGCCCTGCTCGAATGCCCTCCATCCGCATGTCGTTGCGGGTCGTGTGCCACTCGACCAGGTCCCGGATGTGGTCGACAGGCGAGATAGCGCGGACCTATGAGTGGTCATCTACCTGCTGAAACGGCGTTGTCGGCTACGATGGGGCGAACGGTGCCCGATGTCGGGCGCCGGGGCTCGCGCAATGTGCGGGATCGGTAGACACAACGGTGTGGGAAGGGAGGTGTCTGCGGTGAAAGGGCCTCGAGGACGCGACGGCCGAGTCACGATCAGGACTGTGGC from Actinomyces sp. Marseille-P3109 encodes:
- a CDS encoding Gfo/Idh/MocA family protein; translation: MTNKRILGIGVISLGWMGRLHARSYRAIAERFPELGVVPRLVAAADPVDQVRQEAVDNLGFERAYADYRELLADPEVEAVSICAPNFLHHEMALEAVKAGKPFWIEKPMGVSAAQSREIAQAAEKADLVTAVGFNYRHTPAIEYMRSLVRGGELGRITNVRVWFIADYNSSPLGPLTWRASREKAGAGVVPDLMSHGADLAQYIVGRIASVTAVTDTFITERPIPTKMGIGHSGFEIGDEVGPVENEDYVSMLVRFEDGTVGTMESSRVSVGPRAEYVVEVYGTKGSARWNFERLNELEICPVLDGGASHGYTRAMAGPQWGQWQRFQPAIGTSMGFDDMKAIEAAQFIESIITGEQLAPSAADAWCAAEVDEAVVASAADGQWHEIPRVEGRTTFDA